Below is a genomic region from Planctomycetota bacterium.
CGAGGAACCCGGCGTCCTGTCCGTGAGGGAGGTTGCCGCCGGTGGGCCCCATGGGTTCGGGGAGGATCACGTGGGCGGGCAGCTCGTTGCGCGAACCGCGGAGGAACTGGACGACGCAGCCGGCGTGGGGGGTGTTGATTCCCCCGGTGAAGAGCCGTCCGGTCTGCATCATCTGATGGCCCGTGTCGTGGACGGCGGCGGCGGTGTGGTAGACGCTGCGGACGAGCGAGAACTTATGGGCGACTTTCGCGTGGAGCGGGAGGATCTCGGTAAGCTGGATCTCGGGGGCCGTGGTGCGGATGGTCCGGAAGGGTCCGCGGATCTCGGCGGGCGCGTCGGGCTTGGGGTCGAAGGTGTCGATCTGGCTGGGCGCGCCGAGGTTGAAGATCATGATGCAGGAGCGCTCGTCGCGCGGGGGCCGGCCTTCCTTTCGGGCGTGCTCCTGGGCCCGGAGGAAGCCCGGCAGGCTCAAGCCGATCGCGCCCAGCGCTCCCACCTGGAGGAAATCGCGCCGCGACGGTCCATGGTCGCACACGTGGACCGCGCCTTTGGAGGAAAACTTGAGCATGGCCCTTCCACCCCCGCGAAATGGCAGTCCCGAAACGCTACCCTTGCGCTTCCTCTATAGCTATTTCCCGCCGGAGGCGTTTTTCGGTGTAAAAAAAGAATCCTTGAGTTCCTCTCCCGCCCCTGAACGGGAGGATGAGGGCTTCGGCGGGGGGCTTCGGAAGGCTCACGGGAGCTCTCCGTTGGAGGAGGCCATGATTCTCTCCACCAGGTCTAGAAGCGCTTCCGGTCGAAACGGCTTGCGAAGGTAAGCCTGGGCCTGGACGCTGCGGGCTTCCTCGATGTGGTCGCCCGGCGGCTGGGCGGTCAGGAACATCCGGGGGATGGGGCGGGTGCGACGATCCGCGCGCAGGCGGCCGGCCACCTCCAGTCCGTCGAGGCCCGGCATGACGATGTCGAGGATCACCAGCGCCGGGCGGAGGCGGGCCGCCAGGGTTCGGGCGCGGGAGGGATC
It encodes:
- a CDS encoding response regulator: MGRPKTILVVDDDARLRRFVARLLRRAGYRVRTTADPSRARTLAARLRPALVILDIVMPGLDGLEVAGRLRADRRTRPIPRMFLTAQPPGDHIEEARSVQAQAYLRKPFRPEALLDLVERIMASSNGELP